One Terriglobales bacterium genomic window, CAGCACCGCCCACCGGCATGCCGGACGCGAAGACCCGCGAGGTCGGCCCCATCATCCTGCTGGGGCCGCCGGGCTCGGGCAAGGGCACGCAGGCCAAGCAGATCGTGGAGCGCTACGGCGTCCCCCAGATCTCGACCGGCGACCTGCTGCGCGACAACGTGGCTCGCTCGACCGAGCTGGGCAGGAAGGCCAAGGCGGTGATGGAGCGCGGCGATCTGGTGCCCGACGAGCTGGTCTGCGGCATGGTGGCGGACCGGCTGGCGCAGCAGGATTGCGCCCGCGGTTTCATCCTGGACGGTTTCCCGCGCACCATCGCCCAGGCTGAGTGGCTGGATAAGTTCTTGAAGACAGAGTTCTTTGACAAAGGCAGGATGCATGTCCCCCCGATTGTGGTGGATATCGCGGTGGGATATAATGAGCTCTTGCGACGGTTGGCCGGGCGCCGCTCGTGTCCCACCTGCGGACGCATCTACAACATCCACTTTCAGCCTCCTCGCGTCGCCGACACCTGTGACGTCGACGGCAGCAGACTCCTTGTGCGCAAGGACGACACGGAGGAAGTGATTGCGGAGCGCCTGAAGACGTACGAGCGGCAGACCCTGCCCCTGACCGACTATTACCGTCGCCAGGGGCGGCTGCGGCAGTTGGACGGCGCGAGGCCGGTGGAGCAGGTCACGGCCGAGGCCTTCCAGGCGATCGAGCATGGCGATCGTCTGTAAGTCGCCGTCGGAGATCGAGCGCATGCGCCGCAGCGGGCGCATCGTGCGCCAGGTCCTGGACCTGGTGGCTGGCATGGCCCAGCCCGGCGTCTCCACCATGGAACTGGAGCGCGCCGCGGAGAAGAAGATCCGGGAACTCGGGGCCAAGCCCGCGTTCAAGGGGTACTTGAATTACCCCTGCGTTCTTTGCACATCGGTGAACCAGGAGATCGTGCACGGCATCCCCTCCGAGCGGCGGCTGCTCAAGGCCGGGGACATCGTCTCCATCGACTGCGGGGTGGTGCTCGACGGCTACTACGGCGACGCCGCCGTCACCGTGGCCGTGGGCCAGCCCACGGCGGAGGTGGAGAAGTTGCTGGAGATCACTCGGGCCTCGCTCTACCGGGCCATCGACAAGGCGCGCGTCGGCAACACCGTCGGCGACCTGGGCTCGGCGGTGCAGGAGCTGGTGGAAGCCAACGGCTTCAGCGTGGTGCGCGAGTTCGTGGGCCACGGCATCGGCACCAAGCTGCACGAGGACCCGCAGGTGCCCAACTTCGGCCTGCCGGGACATGGGGCGCGGCTGCAGGAGGGCATGGTGCTCGCCATCGAGCCCATGGTCAACGCCGGCAGGCCGGGCTCCCGCGTGCTGGACGACAATTGGACGGCGGTGACCGAGGACGGCAGCTTCAGCGCCCACTTCGAGCACTGCGTGGCGGTGACCAAGGATGGTCCCGTGATTCTGACGGAGTAGGGAACCGGGAACTGAGAACCGGTTCCAGGAGTTGAATGAGCAAAGAGGACGCGATTGAAGTCATGGCCACGGTGATCGAGCCGTTGCCCAATGCCATGTTCCGGGTGGAACTGGAGAACAAACACCAGGTCCTGGCGCACGTATCCGGGCGCATGCGCAAGAACTTCATTCGCATCCTTCCCGGCGACAAGGTCGCGGTGGAGCTTTCCCCCTACGACCTGACCCGCGGACGGATCGTGTATCGCTACAAATGATTGCGGCTCCCGGTCCGTAACCGGAAACCGGGAACCGGGAACTGGGGACTTTATGAAGGTTCGTGCATCGGTCAAGAAGGTTTGCGACAAGTGCAAGATCATCCACCGCCGCGGGGTGGTGCGGGTGATCTGCGAAAACCCGAAGCATAAGCAACGTCAGGGATAACGGCAGCCGCGCGGCCAGCGAGTTTGGCCGTCGGCCAACGACCAACGACCAAGGACGGTTTTTATGGCACGGATTGCCGGCGTGGATCTGCCGCGCCAGAAGCACGCGGTCATCGCACTCACCTACATCTACGGGATCGGGCACTCCCGCGCCCGCAGGATCTGTGCGGCCGCCAACGTGGACGGCGCCAAGAAGGTCCAGGATCTGAACGAGGAAGAGGTCAACCGCATCCGCCAGGTCATCGAGCAGGAAGGCAACGTGGAGGGCGACCTGCGCAAGGATGTGCAGATGAACATCAAGCGGCTGATCGAGATCGGGTCGTACCGCGGCTATCGGCACCGCCGCAACCTGCCCGTTCGCGGGCAGCGCACCCACACCAACGCGCGCACCCGCAAGGGTCCGCGCCGCGGCACCGTGGCCGTAAGAAAGAAATCCGCGGCGAAGACATAATTTATGGCGAAACCGACACCACCGCCCGCAGCACCCGGCGCCGCCCCTGGCGCTCCGGCAGCCCCGGAGAAGAAGGGCAAGCGCAAGCAGTTCAAGAAGAAGGAGCGCAAGAACGTTCCTTTTGCCGTGGCCCACATCCAGGCCTCGTTCAACAACACCATCGTCACCATCGCCGACCCGGAGGGCCGCGTGCTGTCGTGGAAGAGTTCGGGCTCGCTGGGTTTCCGCGGGTCGCGCAAGGGCACGCCCTTCGCCGCCCAGCAGGCCGCCATGAACGCCGCCAACCAGGCGCGCGAGCACGGCGTGCGCTCCCTGGAGGTACGGGTCAGCGGGCCGGGTTCGGGACGCGAGTCCGCCATCCGCGCCCTGGCCGCCGCCGGCCTGGAGGTGCGCATGATCAAGGACGCTACCCCGGTGCCGCACAACGGCTGCCGCCCGCCCAAGCGGCGGAGAGTTTAGGAAGAGATCGTCGGCCTTCGGCCGAAACGCTGAAGCGAGAAGGCCATCGACCAACGACCGAGGACAGAAGTTGGATCAGGACGAAGGACGGCCAGTCCGTAAACTGATCGACCCTGAAGTCTAGAAGGAGAAACATGGCACGCTACAAAGACGCAGTCTGTCGCCTTTGCCGCCGCGAAGGCATGAAGCTGTTCCTCAAGGGGCCGAAGTGCTTCACCGACAAGTGTCCGGTGGAGAAACGCAATTTCGCTCCCGGCCAGCACGGCAAGGACCGCAAGGCCAAGATCGTGGGCTACGGTCTGCAGTTGCGCGAGAAGCAGAAGACCAAGCGCATCTACTTCACGCTGGAGCGGCAGTTCCGCAACTACTTCGAGAAGGCGGCGCGCCACAAAGGCGTGACCGGCGCGGTCCTGCTGCAGCAACTGGAGTGCCGGCTCGACAACGTGGTCTACCGCCTGGGCTTCGGCATCTCCCGGCGCCAGGCGCGCCAGCTGGTGCGCCACGGCCACGTGGACGTGAACGGGCGGCGCGTGAACATCCCCTCGTTCCAGGTCGCGCCCGGCGACGAGATCACGCTGCGCGAGCGCAGCCGCAAGCTGCCCGTGGTCGCCTCGGCGCAGGAGTTCACCAGCCACCAGACCCTGCCGGCCTGGCTGGAGCTGGACCGCGAGAACCTCAAGGGACGGGTCACGGCCCTGCCCAGGCGCGAAGACATCAACCTGCCGGTCAACGAACAGTTGATCGTCGAGCTGTACAGCAAGTAAACGAACGTGAACCAGCCCAGCCATTCGCGCCCGAGCAGCCCTGGTCACGCAGCCCCCGCCGATGGGCCGGCGGGAGGTGACCTCGCGCCACAGGGCCGAAAAGGAGAAAGATGACCATGTTGTGGAAAGGCTTTCAGAAACCCAAGCGGCTCGCGGTTGACACCGAGACCCTGACCGACAAGTACGGCAAGTTCCATGCCCAGCCCTTCGAGCGGGGCTTCGGCACCACCATCGGCAACGCCCTGCGGCGCGTGCTGCTCTCCTCCATCGAGGGAGCGGCGGTCACCGCGGTCAAGATCGAGGGCGTGCTGCACGAGTTCCAGTCCATCCCGGGCGTGGTCGAGGACGCCACCGACATCATCCTCAACCTCAAGCAGGTGCCCTTCAAGCTCAACGGGGAAGGCCCCAAGGCC contains:
- a CDS encoding adenylate kinase — encoded protein: MAAPPTGMPDAKTREVGPIILLGPPGSGKGTQAKQIVERYGVPQISTGDLLRDNVARSTELGRKAKAVMERGDLVPDELVCGMVADRLAQQDCARGFILDGFPRTIAQAEWLDKFLKTEFFDKGRMHVPPIVVDIAVGYNELLRRLAGRRSCPTCGRIYNIHFQPPRVADTCDVDGSRLLVRKDDTEEVIAERLKTYERQTLPLTDYYRRQGRLRQLDGARPVEQVTAEAFQAIEHGDRL
- the map gene encoding type I methionyl aminopeptidase; this translates as MAIVCKSPSEIERMRRSGRIVRQVLDLVAGMAQPGVSTMELERAAEKKIRELGAKPAFKGYLNYPCVLCTSVNQEIVHGIPSERRLLKAGDIVSIDCGVVLDGYYGDAAVTVAVGQPTAEVEKLLEITRASLYRAIDKARVGNTVGDLGSAVQELVEANGFSVVREFVGHGIGTKLHEDPQVPNFGLPGHGARLQEGMVLAIEPMVNAGRPGSRVLDDNWTAVTEDGSFSAHFEHCVAVTKDGPVILTE
- the infA gene encoding translation initiation factor IF-1, with product MSKEDAIEVMATVIEPLPNAMFRVELENKHQVLAHVSGRMRKNFIRILPGDKVAVELSPYDLTRGRIVYRYK
- the rpmJ gene encoding 50S ribosomal protein L36, whose translation is MKVRASVKKVCDKCKIIHRRGVVRVICENPKHKQRQG
- the rpsM gene encoding 30S ribosomal protein S13, with translation MARIAGVDLPRQKHAVIALTYIYGIGHSRARRICAAANVDGAKKVQDLNEEEVNRIRQVIEQEGNVEGDLRKDVQMNIKRLIEIGSYRGYRHRRNLPVRGQRTHTNARTRKGPRRGTVAVRKKSAAKT
- the rpsK gene encoding 30S ribosomal protein S11; translated protein: MAKPTPPPAAPGAAPGAPAAPEKKGKRKQFKKKERKNVPFAVAHIQASFNNTIVTIADPEGRVLSWKSSGSLGFRGSRKGTPFAAQQAAMNAANQAREHGVRSLEVRVSGPGSGRESAIRALAAAGLEVRMIKDATPVPHNGCRPPKRRRV
- the rpsD gene encoding 30S ribosomal protein S4; translation: MARYKDAVCRLCRREGMKLFLKGPKCFTDKCPVEKRNFAPGQHGKDRKAKIVGYGLQLREKQKTKRIYFTLERQFRNYFEKAARHKGVTGAVLLQQLECRLDNVVYRLGFGISRRQARQLVRHGHVDVNGRRVNIPSFQVAPGDEITLRERSRKLPVVASAQEFTSHQTLPAWLELDRENLKGRVTALPRREDINLPVNEQLIVELYSK